One part of the Phragmites australis chromosome 3, lpPhrAust1.1, whole genome shotgun sequence genome encodes these proteins:
- the LOC133912570 gene encoding probable serine/threonine-protein kinase PBL15 produces MPRPWRPVLASATKCCAAEEAVVAADGLARCRPSGSELSRRLASFRRLSSLANSPASATPTDKDDNGEAAVGPLQLYAFSLGELRGLTHDFSSSYLLGEGGFGTVHKGFVDAGMRPGLDAQPVAVKQLNAAGFQGHREWQAEVIFLGQYRHTHLVRLLGYCCEDQERLLVYEFMPRGSLENHLFRRISTSLPWGTRLKVAIGAAKGLAFLHGAGTPVIYRDFKASNILLDSDFTAKLSDFGLAKMGPEGEDTHVTTRVMGTHGYAAPEYVETGHLNVKSDVYSFGVVLLELLTGRRALEHVRGRSAHAEQHVKLVDWTRPYLNGGSRRLRCIMDPRLAGHYSIKGTRAVAQLAAQCTATQPRDRPRMVAVVEALERLQGLKDMAISVGLWPAAEPIAGRNAISAKIRAEVKGASAGVGSRRRSASSKLP; encoded by the exons ATGCCGAGGCCGTGGAGACCGGTGCTGGCGTCGGCGACCAAGTGCTGCGCGGCCGAGGAAGCCGTGGTGGCCGCCGACGGCCTCGCGCGCTGCCGGCCCTCGGGGTCCGAGCTGTCGCGCCGGCTGGCCTCCTTTCGGCGCCTCTCCTCCCTGGCCAACAGCCCGGCCTCGGCCACGCCGACGGACAAGGACGACAatggggaggcggcggtggggcCGCTGCAGCTGTACGCGTTCAGCCTGGGCGAGCTCCGCGGCCTCACGCACGacttctccagcagctacctgcTGGGCGAGGGCGGGTTCGGCACCGTGCACAAGGGCTTCGTCGACGCAGGCATGCGCCCGGGGCTGGACGCGCAGCCCGTCGCCGTGAAGCAGCTCAACGCCGCCGGGTTCCAGGGTCACAGGGAGTGGCAAGCCGAGGTCATCTTCCTGGGCCAGTACCGGCACACGCACCTTGTCAGGCTGCTGGGCTACTGCTGCGAGGACCAGGAGCGCCTCCTTGTCTACGAGTTCATGCCGCGCGGCAGCCTCGAGAACCACCTCTTCAGGA GGATATCGACGTCGCTGCCATGGGGCACGCGGCTGAAGGTGGCCATCGGCGCCGCCAAGGGGCTCGCCTTCCTCCACGGCGCCGGCACGCCCGTCATCTACCGGGACTTCAAGGCCTCCAACATCCTCCTCGACTCG GATTTCACGGCCAAGCTGTCGGACTTCGGGCTCGCCAAGATGGGCCCCGAGGGCGAGGACACGCACGTGACGACGCGCGTGATGGGCACCCACGGCTACGCGGCGCCGGAGTACGTGGAGACGGGACACCTCAACGTGAAGagcgacgtgtacagcttcggcgtGGTGCTCCTGGAGCTCCTCACGGGCCGCCGAGCCTTGGAGCACGTCCGCGGCCGCAGCGCGCACGCGGAGCAGCATGTCAAGCTCGTGGACTGGACCCGCCCCTACCTcaacggcggcagccgccgGCTGCGCTGCATCATGGACCCGAGGCTGGCGGGCCACTACTCCATCAAGGGCACACGCGCGGTGGCGCAGCTCGCGGCGCAGTGCACGGCCACGCAGCCGCGGGACAGGCCGCGCATGGTGGCCGTCGTGGAGGCGCTGGAGCGGCTGCAGGGGCTCAAGGACATGGCCATCAGCGTCGGGCTCTGGCCCGCCGCCGAGCCCATTGCCGGGAGGAACGCCATCTCGGCCAAGATCCGCGCGGAGGTCAAGGGCGCCAGCGCCGGCGTCGGGTCACGGCGGAGGAGTGCGTCCTCCAAGCTCCCTTGA